From a region of the Phragmites australis chromosome 21, lpPhrAust1.1, whole genome shotgun sequence genome:
- the LOC133903664 gene encoding flavonoid 3'-monooxygenase CYP75B4-like codes for MLMLNFPRTSNESMELGRAMDLPLPLLLSTLAVSVVVCYVLFFRAGKAAARQRAPLPPGPRGWPVLGNLPQLGGKTHQTLHEMTKVYGPLLRLRFGSSNVVVAGSAAVAEQFLRTHDANFSCRPPNSGGEHMAYNYQDVVFAPYGPRWRAMRKVCAVNLFSARALDDLHAVREREAALMVRSLAEASAARDRNVPAVALGLAVNVCTTNALSRAAVGRRVFSAAGEGAREFKEIVLEVMQVGGVLNVGDFVPALRWLDPQGVVAKLKKLHRRFDDMMNEIIGARRAGVKPTAEEGKDLLGLMLEMVQEERPLAGGEEDRITDTDVKALILNLFVAGTDTTSTIVEWSLAELIRHPDILRQAQEELDAVVGTDRLVSESDLPRLTFLNAVIKETFRLHPSTPLSLPRMAAEECEVAGYYIPKGTELLVNVWGIARDPALWPDPLEYRPSRFLPGGAQADIDLKGSDFGLIPFGAGRRICAGLSWGLRMVTLTCATLVHAFNWELPMGQTPDKLNMEEAFTLLLQRAVPLMVHPVPRLLPSAYEIA; via the exons ATGCTCATGCTTAATTTCCCACGCACATCGAACGAATCCATGGAGCTCGGGCGCGCCATGGATCTCCCCCTCCCGCTGCTGCTGTCCACCTTGGCAGTGTCCGTGGTCGTATGCTACGTCCTCTTCTTCCGCGCCGGGAAGGCAGCAGCAAGGCAGCGTGCGCCGCTGCCGCCCGGCCCGAGAGGCTGGCCCGTGCTGGGCAACCTGCCTCAGCTAGGCGGTAAGACGCACCAGACGCTGCACGAGATGACGAAAGTGTACGGCCCACTACTGCGGCTGCGGTTCGGCAGCTCCAACGTGGTGGTGGCCGGGTCGGCGGCCGTGGCAGAGCAGTTCCTCCGCACCCACGACGCCAACTTCAGCTGCCGGCCACCCAACTCCGGCGGCGAGCACATGGCGTACAACTACCAGGACGTGGTGTTCGCCCCTTACGGGCCCCGGTGGCGCGCCATGCGGAAGGTGTGCGCCGTGAACCTGTTCTCCGCCCGCGCGCTCgacgacctccatgccgtccgGGAGCGGGAGGCCGCACTCATGGTGAGGTCCCTCGCGGAGGCGAGCGCCGCCCGCGACCGCAACGTGCCGGCGGTGGCGCTCGGGCTGGCCGTGAACGTCTGCACGACGAACGCTCTGTCGCGGGCAGCGGTCGGACGGCGCGTGTtctccgccgccggcgagggCGCAAGAGAATTCAAGGAGATCGTGCTCGAGGTGATGCAGGTGGGCGGGGTGCTCAACGTTGGCGATTTCGTGCCGGCGCTCCGGTGGCTAGACCCGCAGGGTGTGGTGGCGAAGCTGAAGAAGCTGCACCGCCGTTTCGACGACATGATGAACGAGATCATCGGTGCGAGGAGGGCCGGGGTCAAGCCGACCGCCGAGGAAGGCAAGGACTTGCTGGGCTTGATGCTGGAGATGGTACAGGAGGAGCGGCCCCtagccggcggcgaggaggacaGGATCACCGACACCGACGTCAAGGCACTCATTCTG AACCTGTTCGTGGCGGGGACCGACACAACATCAACCATAGTGGAGTGGTCGTTGGCCGAGCTGATCCGTCACCCGGACATCCTGAGGCAGGCCCAGGAGGAGCTGGATGCCGTCGTGGGCACCGACAGGCTGGTCTCGGAGTCCGACCTCCCGCGCCTCACCTTCTTGAACGCGGTCATCAAGGAGACGTTCCGGTTGCACCCGTCTACGCCGCTCTCGCTGCCCCGCATGGCCGCCGAGGAGTGTGAGGTTGCCGGCTACTACATCCCCAAGGGCACCGAGTTGCTGGTCAACGTGTGGGGCATTGCTCGTGACCCGGCCCTGTGGCCGGACCCTCTGGagtaccgaccttcccggttcTTACCCGGTGGGGCACAAGCGGACATAGATCTCAAAGGGAGTGATTTCGGGCTTATACCATTCGGCGCAGGTCGGAGGATATGCGCGGGCCTCAGCTGGGGCCTGCGGATGGTCACACTCACTTGCGCCACTCTGGTGCATGCGTTCAATTGGGAGTTGCCGATGGGCCAAACGCCGGACAAGTTGAACATGGAGGAGGCGTTTACTCTTCTGCTGCAGAGAGCTGTGCCACTAATGGTTCACCCAGTCCCCAGGCTGCTCCCTTCTGCATATGAAATTGCATAG
- the LOC133903528 gene encoding ATP synthase subunit gamma, mitochondrial-like, which translates to MAMAALRREGRRVLLSTPSPAAAMAVRSPAVSQPEIAPLGARSISTQIVRNRMKSVKNIQKITKAMKMVAASKLRAVQIRTENSRGLWQPFTALLGDTPSVDVKKNVIVAITSDKGLCGGINSTSVKVSKALHKLTSGPEKESKYVILGEKGKVQLIRDSKKSIELTVSELQKNPINYTQIAVLADDILKNVEFDALRVVFNKFQSVISFKPTVTTILSPEVMEKESESSGKVGDLDSYEIEGGETKSEILQNLTEFQFSCVMYNGALENACSELGARMSAMDSSSRNAGDMLDRLTLTYNRTRQASITTELTEIISGASALEG; encoded by the exons ATGGCGATGGCGGCGCTGCGACGCGAGGGGAGGCGCGTCCTCCTCTCCACACCCTCCCCTGCCGCAGCCATGGCGGTGCGCTCCCCAGCCGTCTCCCAGCC GGAGATTGCGCCGCTTGGTGCACGGTCCATTTCAACACAAATCG tgaGAAACCGCATGAAGAGTGTCAAGAACATTCAGAAGATTACAAAAGCAATGAAGATGGTTGCAGCATCGAAGCTTCGTGCTGTTCAAATAAGAACAGAAAATTCACGTGGTCTATGGCAACCATTTACTGCCCTCCTTGGCGATACTCCTA GTGTTGATGTCAAGAAAAATGTTATTGTCGCTATCACATCTGACAAGGGTCTCTGTGGTGGTATCAACTCTACGTCGGTTAAAGTCAGCAAAGCACTCCACAAGTTGACTTCTG GTCCAGAGAAAGAAAGCAAGTATGTCATATTAGGAGAAAAGGGTAAAGTCCAACTCATTCGCGACTCCAAGAAGAGTATTGAGCTGACAGTATCTGAATTGCAGAAGAACCCTATCAACTACACACAG ATAGCTGTGCTGGCAGATGATATCTTGAAAAATGTTGAATTTGATGCTCTGAGAGTTGTTTTTAACAAGTTCCAATCTGTCATATCATTTAAGCCCACGGTGACTACAATATTGTCACCAGAG GTCATGGAGAAAGAATCAGAATCTAGTGGGAAGGTTGGTGACCTGGATTCATATGAAATTGAAGGAGGTGAAACCAAATCAGAAATTCTGCAGAATCTTACTGAGTTCCAGTTTTCATGT GTCATGTATAATGGTGCACTAGAGAATGCATGCAGTGAGCTTGGAGCCCGTATGTCTGCCATGGACAGCTCGAGCAGAAACGCTGGTGACATGCTTGATCGTCTGACACTCACGTACAacag GACACGTCAAGCTTCTATCACTACAGAGCTCACTGAGATCATTTCTGGTGCCTCAGCCCTTGAGGGATAA